The stretch of DNA GCGCAGCGCAGCCATCAGGGCTGACTTCCCGCGCGGGTCAGCCGGACGGGCGCGGCAGCGTGCCACGCGGGTGTGCGCCTTTCCGTCACTGTTTAGTGGCAAGCAACAGTGTGTTCATCTGTACCCGGTTTTTCCCGATTGCGTGAATCTATATCATCTCAATTAGCGATAGTGCGCTCAGGCCTGTCGCTCCCCGTCGAGAGAGATCCGCATCATGAGAAAGACAATATCGGTGTACTGGCCACTCGCCGTGATCGTGCCGCTGGCAGCGATCGCACTGGCCCACGCATGGAATACCGCCGCCGCGCAAATGCCGCTGGCTGCCGACCAGTTGACCGCCGAACTGGCGCGGGCGGTGTCGTACGGCATTGTCGGCTCGGACCGCGACGCTGCCGCGTTGAAGGCGATGCCGCACGGCGCGGGTGTGCCGTCGTCGCAAGCCATCTGACACGTTTTCTGTCAGCGCCGGGCGAAGTCTGGCGCGGCTTTGTATAATCGCGACTCCCACGCTGTGCCCGCCAATACGATGAACATGGTTTCCGTCTGCTTCGTGTGTCTCGGCAACATCTGCCGTTCGCCGACCGCCGAAGGCGTGATGCGGCGGCTGGTCGCCGACGCGGGCCTGGTGGAGCGGATCGGCGTCGATTCGGCGGGCACCGGTGACTGGCACATCGGCGAAGCGCCGGACGAGCGCGCGCGTCAGGCGGCCGGTCGGCGCGGCTACGATCTGTCGGCGTTGCGCGCGCGGCAGATCGATGCCGGCGACTTCGGGCGCTTCGACCTGGTCGTCGCGATGGACGACGCGAACGTGACCGCGCTGCACCGGGTCTGTCCGCCCGCGCAACGCGAAAAAATAAGATTGCTGATGGACTTTGCACCGCAAGCCGGTAGCCGCGTAGTGGCCGACCCTTATTTCGGCGGCGCGGCGGGCTTCGAAGCGGTGCTCGACCAGTGCGAAGCGGCCTGCGCGGGTCTGCTGGACGAACTTCGCGCGCGGCTCGCCGGTTGAGCTCACAGGGCGCGCGATGGGGCTCGACGGATTCCGCCGGTTTCGCGCTATTCGTCGCCTGCTTATAACCCGATTCGCACCATGGATACTTGACTAAACTAGTCATGTATTTATACTTGACGAAAATTGTCGAGAATTGCGGTTCCCCCTACATCATGAGACTCACCACGAAAGGCCGTTTCGCCGTCACGGCGATGATCGACCTGGCACTGCGCCAGGAGCAGGGCCCGGTGACGCTTGCGGGTATCAGCCAGCGCCAGCACATTTCGCTGTCCTACCTCGAACAGTTGTTCGGCAAGCTGCGCCGCCATGAAATCGTCGAGTCGGTCCGCGGACCGGGTGGCGGGTACAACCTCGCGCGCCGCGCGGAGGACGTGACCGTCGCGGACATCATCATCGCGGTGGACGAGCCGCTCGACGCGACGCAGTGCGGCGGCAAGGGCGCCTGCGAAGGGACCAAGCAGCACGACGGCCACTGCATGACGCACGAGCTGTGGTCGACGCTGAACCAGAAGATGGTCGAGTACCTCGATTCGGTGTCGCTGAAGGATCTGGTCGATCAGCAGCGCGCGAAAGAGGGTGCCGCGCCGACGGTGCTGCGCGACCGCCGCGCGGAGGCGCCGGCCGTCGAGCCGGTGCGCACGGTGCCGAAGGGGCCGAACTCCATCTTCAACATGGCGGGTTCCTGAGCGCGACACGCGCGCGGACCACGAGCAGGCAGAGCAATACACAGATTCCCCGGAGCGATAGATGAATAACGACATTCCCCACCTGCCCATCTACATGGACTACAGCGCGACGACGCCGGTCGATCCGCGCGTGGTGGACAAGATGATTCCGTACCTGCGCGAGCAGTTCGGCAATCCGGCGTCGCGCAGCCACTCGTACGGCTGGGCCGCGGAGCATGCGGTCGAGGAAGCGCGCGAGAACGTCGCGAAGCTGGTGAACGCCGACCCGCGCGAAATCATCTGGACCTCCGGCGCGACCGAATCGGACAATCTCGCGATCAAGGGCGCCGCGCACTTCTACAAGAGCCGCGGCAAGCACGTCATCACCGTGAAGACCGAGCACAAGGCCGTGCTGGACACCTGCCGCGAGCTGGAGCGCGAAGGATTCGAGGTCACGTATCTGGACGTGAAGCCCGACGGCCTGCTCGACCTCGACGTGTTCAAGGCCGCGCTGCGAGCGGACACGATCCTCGTTTCCGTGATGCACGTGAACAACGAGATCGGCGTGATCCAGGATATCGAGACGATCGGCGAGATCTGCCGCGAGAAGGGCATCATCTTCCACGTCGACGCCGCGCAGTCCACCGGCAAGGCGGAAATCGACCTGCAGAAGCTGAAGGTCGACCTGATGTCGTTCTCCGCGCACAAGACCTATGGGCCGAAGGGCATCGGCGCGCTGTACGTGCGCCGCAAGCCGCGCGTGCGCATCGAGGCGCAGATGCACGGCGGCGGCCACGAGCGCGGCATGCGCTCGGGCACGCTCGCGACGCACCAGATCGTCGGCATGGGCGAGGCGTTCCGCATCGCGCGCGAAGAGATGGCGACCGAGAACGAGCGCATCCGGATGCTGCGCGACCGCCTGCTGCGCGGCCTCACCGAGATGGAAGAGGTCTACGTGAACGGCGACATGGAACAGCGCGTGCCGCACAACCTGAACATCAGCTTCAACTTCGTCGAAGGCGAATCGCTGATCATGGCGGTGAAGGACGTCGCGGTGTCGTCGGGTTCGGCGTGCACGTCGGCGTCGCTGGAGCCGTCGTACGTGCTGCGCGCGCTCGGCCGCAACGACGAACTCGCGCACAGCTCGATCCGCTTCACGGTCGGCCGCTTCACGACCGAGCAGGAAGTCGATTACGTCGTGAACCTGCTGAAGACGAAGATCGGGAAGCTGCGCGACCTGTCGCCGTTGTGGGAGATGCACAAGGACGGCGTCGATCTTTCGACGATCCAGTGGGCCGCGCACTGACGCGCCGCGCGGATAAGCGCATATAACCTCGACCCGGCCGCAGCGCACCGGTTGCCGCGCGGCCAGCAACGAATCAAGGAGTTGATCATGGCATATAGCGACAAGGTTCTGGACCACTACGAAAACCCGCGCAACGTCGGTTCGTTCTCGAAGGACGACGACGCGGTCGGCACGGGCATGGTCGGTGCGCCCGCGTGCGGCGACGTGATGAAGCTGCAGATCCGCGTCGGCGCGGACGGCGTGATCGAGGACGCGAAGTTCAAGACCTACGGCTGCGGCTCGGCGATCGCGTCCAGCTCGCTCGTCACCGAATGGGTGAAGGGCAAGACGCTCGACGAAGCGATGTCGATCAAGAACACGCAGATCGCGGAAGAACTCGCGCTGCCGCCGGTGAAGATCCACTGCTCGATCCTCGCGGAAGACGCGATCAAGGCGGCGGTCGCCGACTATCGCCAGCGTCATGCCGAAACCGCGGAAGCGGCTGGCGACGCGAAGGCGACGGCCTGAGCGCAGTGGCGGTAGCGACAGGGGCGGCGCAGCGCACGGCGATGCGCCGCGGGATTAACGACTTGGAATGCAGGCAGGCTCGCGCGGCCGCGTCGCCGGCCGGACCGGAAGGCTGGTCCGGAGCGACGGTGCGCAGCGCGACGGAAACGCTATGGCAATTACGTTGACGGAAAAGGCGGCACAGCACGTGCAGAAGTATCTGACGCGACGCGGCAAGGGCGTCGGGTTGCGGCTCGGCGTGCGTACCACGGGCTGTTCGGGGCTCGCGTACAAGCTCGAATACGTTGACGAACTCGCGACCGAGGACGAGGTGTACGAGAGCCACGGCGTGAAGGTCGTCGTGGACCCGAAGAGTCTCGCGTACATCGACGGCACCGAACTCGACTTCGTGCGCGAAGGGCTGAACGAAGGCTTTCGCTTCAACAATCCGAACGTGAAGGACGAGTGCGGTTGCGGCGAGTCCTTCCGCGTTTGAGTCCGCGCGAGAGCGGTGAAAAGGCGGCCTGTGCCGCCTTTTTGATTTTGACGGGGCGCGCCGCGCACGACGCGCGGCGCGCCCGCTGACCGGCGCTAGATTCCGATGGCTTCGCTTTCCTCGTTGTCCGATAGTCACTTCGTGCTGTTCGGCCTGCCCGAGCAGTTCGCGCTCGACGCCGGCGCGCTCGACCACGCGTATCGCACCGTGCAGTCGCAGGTGCATCCGGACCGCTTCGCGGCGGCCGGCGACGCGCAGAAGCGCGTTGCGATGCAGTGGGCGACGCGCGCGAACGAGGCGTACCAGACGCTGCGCGATCCGCTCAAGCGCGCGATCTACCTGCTGCATCTGCGCGGGATCGACGTCGGCGCGGAGAACAACACCGCGATGGAGCCCGCGTTCCTGATGCAGCAGATGGAATGGCGCGAGGCGATCGAGGACGCGGTCGGCGCGAAGAACGTGGGTGCGCTCGACACGCTCGCCGCCGAATTGCGCGACGAAACGCGCGCGCGCTTCGCGAAGCTCGCCGCGCTGCTCGACAGCGGCTCGAACCAGCCGGCGGCGGAAGCGGTGCGGCAACTGATGTTCATCGAGCGCGTCGGCGGCGAGATCGACACGCAGATCGAGCGTCTCGAAGGCTGAACGCCGCGCAGGGACGCGTAAAAGCGCGCAAAAGCGCGCAGAAACGGCCGGCAACGACACGCACAACAGGTTAAAGGCCGCAAGGCCTGGAAAAGATCACAGATGGCTTTACTGCAAATCTCCGAACCCGGCATGGCGCCGGCGCCGCACCAGCGGCGGCTTGCCGTCGGCATCGACCTCGGCACGACGAACTCGCTGGTCGCCGCGGTGCGCAGCGGCGTGCCCGACGTGCTGCCCGACGAGGACGGCAACCTGCTGCTGCCGTCGGTCGTGCGTTATCTCGCGAATGGCGGCCGGCGCATCGGCCACGCGGCGAAAGCCGAGGCGGCGACCGATCCGCGCAACACGATCGTGTCGGTGAAGCGGTTCATGGGCCGCGGCAAGGCCGACGTCGAAGGCGCGCAGAACGCGCCGTACGATTTCGTCGATGCGCCCGGCATGGTGCAGATCCGCACGATCGACGGCGTGAAGAGCCCGGTCGAGGTGTCGGCCGAAATCCTCGCGACGCTGCGCTACCGCGCGGAAGACACGCTCGGCGACGAACTGGTCGGCGCGGTGATCACGGTGCCCGCGTATTTCGACGACGCGCAGCGCCAGGCGACGAAGGACGCCGCGCGTCTCGCGGGCCTGAACGTGCTGCGCCTGCTGAACGAGCCGACCGCGGCCGCGATCGCCTACGGCCTCGACAACGGCGCGGAAGGGCTTTATGCGGTGTACGACCTCGGCGGCGGCACGTTCGACCTGTCGATCCTGAAGCTGACGAAGGGCGTATTCGAAGTGCTCGCGGCGGGCGGCGACTCGGCGCTCGGCGGCGACGACTTCGACCACGCGCTGTTTCGCTACGCGCTCGCGGAAAGCGGGCTGGACGCGGCGACGCTCGCGCCGGAGGACGTGCGCCTGCTGCTCGACCGCGTGCGCGACGCGAAGGAGGCGCTGTCGTCCGCGCCGCAGGTTTCGCTGGACGTCACGCTGTCGACCGGCGCGCATATCGCGCTGACGATCGACGAAGCGCGTTTCGAGACGCTCACGCAGGACCTCGTGCAGCGCACGCTGACGCCCACGCGCAAGGCGCTGCGCGACGCGAAGGTGACGCCTGCGGACGTGAAGGGCGTCGTGCTGGTCGGCGGCGCGACGCGGATGCCGGTGATCCGCCGCGCGGTCGAGGCGTTTTTCGGCCAGCCGCCGCTGACGAACCTGAACCCGGACCAGGTCGTCGCGCTCGGCGCGGCGATCCAGGCGGACCTGCTCGCGGGCAATCGCGGCGGCGACGACGACTGGCTGCTGCTCGACGTGATCCCGCTGTCGCTCGGCGTCGAGACGATGGGCGGCCTCGTCGAGAAGATCATCCCGCGCAATTCGACGATTCCGGTCGCGCGCGCGCAGGACTTCACGACCTTCAAGGACGGCCAGACCGCGATGGCGATCCACGTCGTGCAGGGCGAACGCGAACTGGTGTCCGACTGCCGCTCGCTCGCGCGCTTCGAGTTGCGCGGCATTCCGCCGATGGCGGCGGGCGCCGCGCGCATCCGCGTCACCTATCAGGTCGATGCGGACGGGCTGCTGTCGGTGTTCGCGCGCGAGCAGCAGTCGGGCGTCGAGGCGTCGGTGGTCGTGAAGCCGTCGTACGGTCTCGCGGACGACGACATCGCGAAGATGCTCGAAGACAGCTTCAAGACCGCCGAGGTCGACATGCGCGCGCGCGCATTGCGCGAGGCGCAGGTCGAAGCGCAGCGGCTGCTCGAAGCGACCGGCGCGGCGCTCGCGGCGGACGGCGAACTGCTCGACGCGGCCGAACGCGCGCAGCTCGACGCGTTGATCGATGCGCTGCGCGCGGTCGCGCAAAGCGACGACGCGGACGCGGTCGAGGCGGCGACCAAGGCGCTGTCCGCCGGCACTGACGAGTTTGCCGCGCGCCGGATGAACAAGGGCATCCGCCGCGCGCTCGCGGGCCGCAAGCTCGACGAGATCGGCTGACGCGGGGCCGCCCGCAGGCGGCGTCGCGCTGCGTGCTTTCCCGATGCAGCAAACCGCGCGACGCCAGTAGAATGAAGCGCATGCGAAAGCCGACGGCCGCATGCGCTCGACATGCAGTTATTTGATACGGATTTCACAATGCCTCAAATCGTGGTGCTGCCTCACGTCGAACTGTGTCCGGAAGGTGCGGTGATCGAAGCGACGCCGGGCGAAAGCGTGTGCGACGCGCTGCTTACGCACGGCATCGAGATCGAGCATGCGTGCGAGAAGTCGTGCGCGTGCACGACCTGTCACGTGATCGTGCGCGAAGGATTCGACGCGCTGGAGCCGTCCGAGGAAAACGAGGACGATCTGCTCGACAAGGCGTGGGGGCTGGAGCCGACGTCGCGTCTGTCGTGCCAGGCGCTCGTGCCGGCGGACTCGGACCTCGTGGTCGAGATTCCGCGCTACTCGATCAACCATGCGAAAGAAAACCACTAAGACATCCACAGGAGCGTGCCAGCCATGAAATGGACCGATACGCAGGACATCGCGATGGCGTTGACGGACAAGCATCCGGACATCGATCCGCAGTACGTGCGCTTCACCGATCTGCATCGGTGGGTGACGGAACTGGAAGGCTTCGACGACGATCCGGAGCGTTCGAACGAGAAGATCCTGGAGGCGATCCAGACCGCGTGGATCGAGGACGCGGATTACTGATCGACGCATTTTTCCGCGCGTAAAAAAGGCGATTCGCTTTAACGGCGAATCGCCTTTTTGTTTGGGAGACGGTGGAAGGTCGAAGGTCGGGACGCCTAGCCCGCGACCAGCGCGCCGTTCTCGATCCTCACGCGCTGGCCGCGCTGGAACGGCGGCGCTTCGTGATACGTGAAGTAGCGGGTCTTGCCGTTCTCCATCCGCACGCGGACCGAATAGCTGGTCGAACTGCGCAGATGCTTTTCGACCGCGTTGCCGCCGAGTCCGCCGCCGAGCGCGCCGAGCAGCGTCATCGCGGTGCGGCCGCCGCCGCCGCCGAACTGGTTG from Paraburkholderia caballeronis encodes:
- a CDS encoding low molecular weight protein-tyrosine-phosphatase; translation: MNMVSVCFVCLGNICRSPTAEGVMRRLVADAGLVERIGVDSAGTGDWHIGEAPDERARQAAGRRGYDLSALRARQIDAGDFGRFDLVVAMDDANVTALHRVCPPAQREKIRLLMDFAPQAGSRVVADPYFGGAAGFEAVLDQCEAACAGLLDELRARLAG
- the iscA gene encoding iron-sulfur cluster assembly protein IscA; protein product: MAITLTEKAAQHVQKYLTRRGKGVGLRLGVRTTGCSGLAYKLEYVDELATEDEVYESHGVKVVVDPKSLAYIDGTELDFVREGLNEGFRFNNPNVKDECGCGESFRV
- the fdx gene encoding ISC system 2Fe-2S type ferredoxin, which produces MPQIVVLPHVELCPEGAVIEATPGESVCDALLTHGIEIEHACEKSCACTTCHVIVREGFDALEPSEENEDDLLDKAWGLEPTSRLSCQALVPADSDLVVEIPRYSINHAKENH
- a CDS encoding IscS subfamily cysteine desulfurase encodes the protein MNNDIPHLPIYMDYSATTPVDPRVVDKMIPYLREQFGNPASRSHSYGWAAEHAVEEARENVAKLVNADPREIIWTSGATESDNLAIKGAAHFYKSRGKHVITVKTEHKAVLDTCRELEREGFEVTYLDVKPDGLLDLDVFKAALRADTILVSVMHVNNEIGVIQDIETIGEICREKGIIFHVDAAQSTGKAEIDLQKLKVDLMSFSAHKTYGPKGIGALYVRRKPRVRIEAQMHGGGHERGMRSGTLATHQIVGMGEAFRIAREEMATENERIRMLRDRLLRGLTEMEEVYVNGDMEQRVPHNLNISFNFVEGESLIMAVKDVAVSSGSACTSASLEPSYVLRALGRNDELAHSSIRFTVGRFTTEQEVDYVVNLLKTKIGKLRDLSPLWEMHKDGVDLSTIQWAAH
- the iscR gene encoding Fe-S cluster assembly transcriptional regulator IscR, with product MRLTTKGRFAVTAMIDLALRQEQGPVTLAGISQRQHISLSYLEQLFGKLRRHEIVESVRGPGGGYNLARRAEDVTVADIIIAVDEPLDATQCGGKGACEGTKQHDGHCMTHELWSTLNQKMVEYLDSVSLKDLVDQQRAKEGAAPTVLRDRRAEAPAVEPVRTVPKGPNSIFNMAGS
- the hscB gene encoding Fe-S protein assembly co-chaperone HscB — encoded protein: MASLSSLSDSHFVLFGLPEQFALDAGALDHAYRTVQSQVHPDRFAAAGDAQKRVAMQWATRANEAYQTLRDPLKRAIYLLHLRGIDVGAENNTAMEPAFLMQQMEWREAIEDAVGAKNVGALDTLAAELRDETRARFAKLAALLDSGSNQPAAEAVRQLMFIERVGGEIDTQIERLEG
- the iscX gene encoding Fe-S cluster assembly protein IscX, giving the protein MKWTDTQDIAMALTDKHPDIDPQYVRFTDLHRWVTELEGFDDDPERSNEKILEAIQTAWIEDADY
- the hscA gene encoding Fe-S protein assembly chaperone HscA, which gives rise to MALLQISEPGMAPAPHQRRLAVGIDLGTTNSLVAAVRSGVPDVLPDEDGNLLLPSVVRYLANGGRRIGHAAKAEAATDPRNTIVSVKRFMGRGKADVEGAQNAPYDFVDAPGMVQIRTIDGVKSPVEVSAEILATLRYRAEDTLGDELVGAVITVPAYFDDAQRQATKDAARLAGLNVLRLLNEPTAAAIAYGLDNGAEGLYAVYDLGGGTFDLSILKLTKGVFEVLAAGGDSALGGDDFDHALFRYALAESGLDAATLAPEDVRLLLDRVRDAKEALSSAPQVSLDVTLSTGAHIALTIDEARFETLTQDLVQRTLTPTRKALRDAKVTPADVKGVVLVGGATRMPVIRRAVEAFFGQPPLTNLNPDQVVALGAAIQADLLAGNRGGDDDWLLLDVIPLSLGVETMGGLVEKIIPRNSTIPVARAQDFTTFKDGQTAMAIHVVQGERELVSDCRSLARFELRGIPPMAAGAARIRVTYQVDADGLLSVFAREQQSGVEASVVVKPSYGLADDDIAKMLEDSFKTAEVDMRARALREAQVEAQRLLEATGAALAADGELLDAAERAQLDALIDALRAVAQSDDADAVEAATKALSAGTDEFAARRMNKGIRRALAGRKLDEIG
- the iscU gene encoding Fe-S cluster assembly scaffold IscU — translated: MAYSDKVLDHYENPRNVGSFSKDDDAVGTGMVGAPACGDVMKLQIRVGADGVIEDAKFKTYGCGSAIASSSLVTEWVKGKTLDEAMSIKNTQIAEELALPPVKIHCSILAEDAIKAAVADYRQRHAETAEAAGDAKATA